From Bombus huntii isolate Logan2020A chromosome 4, iyBomHunt1.1, whole genome shotgun sequence, one genomic window encodes:
- the LOC126864606 gene encoding probable protein phosphatase CG10417, translated as MGAYLSEPITKKVSSDEAGKNVAFGASSMQGWRISQEDAHNCCIDFDENVSLFAVYDGHGGHEVATYCARNLPDFIKQTDAYKKGDIRQALLDAFLGFDATLEKPEVISILKELAGTSTSDKKKDELNESDEEENVNNLCMEATMPLEEVMAKYQSEMNPNVKNLKNEKCSKRVCSASPYLRGRRGKEKASSSSSGAGCSSSSSSWNTNETDVSSSSQPCGSTLSNITKRNESECPGNNEAEQVLDSTTSNGNAHVSAPVGSTADVEATKSADMPDSSEDVNKKVTSPDKITCTEELNANEVELNGAESKRIEDADSSKGGGDNVSSSSCTPVENGDAGQQERITSTGRRRIQPITLYHTLLKKDNEDSEDDDDDENDETFDGVPESFSDEDDIEDIDEDESEEDEDEDEDEDEDEDGDANIDDDDDDDDDSESLMMDTEEPGYDSGCTAVVAVLKGNELYVANAGDSRCVLCRDGQAIELSLDHKPEDEPEMERIVKAGGKVTADGRVNGGLNLSRALGDHAYKQNVNLSPQEQMISALPDVRHITIEPEKDEFMVLACDGIWNFMSSQDVVQFIRTRLTQNYEKLSKICEELFDHCLAPDTCGDGTGCDNMTAVIVRFKSSTDAVTNSTVAEVCTAKRSLSPSKPTEENNDCIVQEDMMNSCKRLKTEATM; from the exons ATGGGTGCATACCTGTCAGAACCGATTACGAAAAAAGTATCGAGCGACGAAGCAGGCAAGAATGTCGCATTCGGCGCGAGTTCCATGCAAGGCTGGCGAATTAGTCAAGAG gATGCACATAACTGTTGCAtagattttgatgaaaatgtTTCATTATTTGCTGTATATGATGGCCATGGTGGTCATGAAGTAGCAACATACTGTGCACGTAATTTACCagattttattaaacaaaCTGATGCGTACAAGAAAGGAGACATTAGGCAAGCTTTACTTGATGCCTTTCTGGGCTTTGATGCCACACTTGAAAAACCTGAAGTAATTAGTATCCTTAAAGAACTTGCAGGGACATCTACCTCAGATAAGAAAAAAGATGAGTTGAATGAATCTG atgaagaagaaaatgttaatAATCTATGTATGGAGGCAACAATGCCATTGGAAGAAGTAATGGCAAAATATCAATCAGAAATGAATCCTAATGtaaaaaatctaaaaaacgaaaaatgcaGTAAAAGAGTATGTTCTGCGAGCCCTTATTTACGTGGTCGAAGAGGTAAAGAAAAAGCAAGCTCTTCGTCATCTGGTGCCGGGTGTTCATCATCTTCGTCATCTTGGAATACAAATGAAACCGACGTGAGTAGTTCCAGCCAACCATGTGGGTCGACTTTATCTAATATAACGAAGAGAAATGAATCTGAATGTCCTGGAAACAATGAAGCTGAACAAGTTCTTGATTCAACTACAAGTAATGGAAATGCACATGTCTCTGCACCAGTAGGATCAACAGCAGATGTGGAGGCAACAAAAAGTGCAGATATGCCTGATAGCTCTGAAGATGTAAACAAAAAAGTTACAAGTCCTGATAAAATTACATGTACAGAAGAATTAAATGCAAATGAAGTAGAATTAAATGGTGCAGAATCAAAGCGAATTGAAGATGCTGATAGCAGTAAGGGTGGGGGTGATAATGTATCAAGCAGTTCATGTACTCCAGTAGAGAATGGAGATGCAGGACAGCAAGAACGTATAACTAGTACTGGTAGAAGAAGAATTCAACCTATCACTCTATATCATACACTTTTAAAGAAAGACAACGAAGATTCTGAGgatgatgatgacgatgaAAATGATGAAACATTTGATGGTGTCCCAGAAAG TTTTAGCGATGAAGATGATATAGAAGATATTGACGAAGATGAAAGCGAGGAAGATgaagacgaagacgaagacgaagacgaagatGAGGATGGAGATGCCAATatcgacgatgacgatgacgatgacgatgataGTGAAAGTCTTATGATGGATACAGAAGAG CCAGGATATGATAGTGGATGCACAGCAGTAGTTGCAGTTTTAAAAGGGAATGAATTATATGTAGCAAATGCTGGAGATTCCCGTTGTGTATTATGCAGAGATGGTCAGGCTATAGAGCTTAGTCTAGATCACAAACCTGAAGATGAACCGGAAATGGAACGTATAGTAAAAGCTGGTGGAAAAGTGACAGCTGATGGTAGAGTAAATGGTGGCCTTAATTTATCAAGGGCACTTGGGGACCATGCTTATAAACAAAATGTAAACTTATCACCGCAAGAGCAAATGATCTCTGCACTTCCTGATGTGAGGCATATCACAATTGAACCAGAAAAAGATGAGTTTATGGTGCTTGCGTGTGATGGTATCTGGAATTTTATGTCGAGTCAAGATGTTGTACAATTTATTCGTACTCGTTTGACacaaaattacgaaaaattatcaaaaatatgtGAAGAG TTATTTGACCACTGTCTAGCACCTGATACTTGTGGAGATGGTACAGGATGCGACAATATGACGGCTGTAATAGTGCGATTTAAGTCGTCGACTGATGCTGTAACGAATAGCACTGTTGCTGAAGTATGTACTGCTAAAAGATCGCTATCACCATCTAAACCGACAGAAGAAAATAATGATTGTATTGTGCAGGAAGATATGATGAATTCTTGTAAACGTCTTAAGACCGAAGCAACTATGTGA
- the LOC126864621 gene encoding INO80 complex subunit B isoform X1, whose product MGKTKDISSDEERTLETNEVSPQKRHKKHKHKKHKKRKVTHNDNDGFNNVATETEKKKMFRVKIKKDDEKGLEKPREKIQKTSNLSIAGASTVLSPKAATKKKVPKSNKGKDSGTSSEEERWLDAIESGKLEEVDDELKKIKPKDPKLMTARQRAMFERKTDTEPNPAVEQLMSLPTGYKEKVMTAEAIQKAALKSLKRKQLADEKREKDKKKTMERLLKKQESKASKVIGKGKPCRRQVPLVTYRLTLEGSSISLPPGEDFPLQPTEEKEPPIQTLCGVNQCKKPKKYSCSKTGVPLCSLECYKTNLALSV is encoded by the exons ATGGGTAAAACGAAAGATATAAGTTCGGATGAAGAAAGGACTTTAG aAACTAATGAAGTATCTCCACAAAAGAGACATAAAAAGCATAAACATAAAAAgcacaaaaaaaggaaagttACTCACAATGATAATGATGGCTTTAACAATGTTGCTacagaaacagaaaaaaagaagatgtttcgagttaaaataaaaaaagatgatGAAAAAGG tTTAGAGAAACCTcgtgagaaaatacaaaaaacaTCTAATCTTAGCATCGCAGGTGCAAGCACTGTGCTATCACCAAAAGCTGCAACAAAGAAAAAGGTTCCAAAAAGTAATAAAGGTAAAGATAGTGGCACTAGTAGTGAAGAAGAACGATGGCTCGATGCAATTGAGTCTGGAAAACTTGAAGAA GTGGATGATGAGCTAAAAAAGATTAAACCAAAGGATCCAAAATTAATGACAGCACGTCAAAGAGCTATGTTTGAAAGAAAGACTGATACGGAACCAAATCCAGCTGTTGAACAACTTATGTCTTTACCAACTGGATACAAAGAAAAGGTTATGACAGCTGAAGCTATACAAAAAGCTGCTCTTAAATCCTTGAAAAGGAAACAACTTGCTGatgagaaaagagaaaaagataaa AAAAAGACAATGGAAAGATTACTGAAAAAGCAAGAATCTAAAGCTTCTAAAGTTATCGGTAAAGGAAAACCTTGTAGAAGGCAAGTTCCCTTGGTTACATACCGTTTAACACTTGAAGGAAGTTCAATATCTTTACCTCCTGGAGAAGATTTTCCATTACAGCCTACAGAGGA aaAGGAACCACCCATACAAACTCTTTGTGGTGTAAATCAATGTAAAAAGCCCAAAAAGTATTCATGCTCAAAAACGGGTGTACCATTATGCAGTTTAGAATGTTATAAAACTAATTTAGCTCTATCTGTATAA
- the LOC126864630 gene encoding intraflagellar transport protein 20 homolog, giving the protein MADPLAKYGIYIDDLSKIRVLEPEVANQTNKLKEECQNFVSKITEFQMNSDEFIQIIDQLANEVEKEKMKTIGTRNLLRSVAKERDAQKQQIQAQIIEKSMELERLRIQHDSLKKIEMEQLETIEQLTVN; this is encoded by the exons ATGGCTGACCCTTTAGCAAAGTATGGAATTTATATTGATGATTTAAGCAAAATTCGTGTATTAGAACCAGAAGTTGCAAATCAGACGAATAAGCTTAAAGAAGAATGTCAAAATTTTGTTTCGA AAATTACCGAATTTCAAATGAATTCCGAtgaatttatacaaataatagATCAGTTGGCAAATGAGGTGGAAAAAGAGAAGATGAAAACTATTGGAACTCGGAATTTACTCCGTTCTGTTGCGAAAGAAAGGGATGCTCAAAAACAACAAATTCag gCACAGATTATAGAAAAATCTATGGAACTTGAGAGACTTCGTATACAACACGATTCCCTAAAAAAGATCGAAATGGAACAGTTAGAAACTATTGAACAATTAACGGTGAATTAA
- the LOC126864621 gene encoding INO80 complex subunit B isoform X2 translates to MGKTKDISSDEERTLETNEVSPQKRHKKHKHKKHKKRKVTHNDNDGFNNVATETEKKKMFRVKIKKDDEKGIAGASTVLSPKAATKKKVPKSNKGKDSGTSSEEERWLDAIESGKLEEVDDELKKIKPKDPKLMTARQRAMFERKTDTEPNPAVEQLMSLPTGYKEKVMTAEAIQKAALKSLKRKQLADEKREKDKKKTMERLLKKQESKASKVIGKGKPCRRQVPLVTYRLTLEGSSISLPPGEDFPLQPTEEKEPPIQTLCGVNQCKKPKKYSCSKTGVPLCSLECYKTNLALSV, encoded by the exons ATGGGTAAAACGAAAGATATAAGTTCGGATGAAGAAAGGACTTTAG aAACTAATGAAGTATCTCCACAAAAGAGACATAAAAAGCATAAACATAAAAAgcacaaaaaaaggaaagttACTCACAATGATAATGATGGCTTTAACAATGTTGCTacagaaacagaaaaaaagaagatgtttcgagttaaaataaaaaaagatgatGAAAAAGG CATCGCAGGTGCAAGCACTGTGCTATCACCAAAAGCTGCAACAAAGAAAAAGGTTCCAAAAAGTAATAAAGGTAAAGATAGTGGCACTAGTAGTGAAGAAGAACGATGGCTCGATGCAATTGAGTCTGGAAAACTTGAAGAA GTGGATGATGAGCTAAAAAAGATTAAACCAAAGGATCCAAAATTAATGACAGCACGTCAAAGAGCTATGTTTGAAAGAAAGACTGATACGGAACCAAATCCAGCTGTTGAACAACTTATGTCTTTACCAACTGGATACAAAGAAAAGGTTATGACAGCTGAAGCTATACAAAAAGCTGCTCTTAAATCCTTGAAAAGGAAACAACTTGCTGatgagaaaagagaaaaagataaa AAAAAGACAATGGAAAGATTACTGAAAAAGCAAGAATCTAAAGCTTCTAAAGTTATCGGTAAAGGAAAACCTTGTAGAAGGCAAGTTCCCTTGGTTACATACCGTTTAACACTTGAAGGAAGTTCAATATCTTTACCTCCTGGAGAAGATTTTCCATTACAGCCTACAGAGGA aaAGGAACCACCCATACAAACTCTTTGTGGTGTAAATCAATGTAAAAAGCCCAAAAAGTATTCATGCTCAAAAACGGGTGTACCATTATGCAGTTTAGAATGTTATAAAACTAATTTAGCTCTATCTGTATAA
- the LOC126864623 gene encoding BTB/POZ domain-containing adapter for CUL3-mediated RhoA degradation protein 3 isoform X2: MSGNHKAGIKYPSEYVKLNIGGSLHYTTLGTLQKHDTMLRAMFSGRMEILTDPEGWILIDRCGKHFGTILNFLRDGSVPLPESTKEMAELLAEAKYYCISELAKSCEQALLRKEREAEPICRIPLITSQKEEQLLISSTTKPVVKLLVNRHNNKYSYTSTSDDNLLKNIELFDKMSLRFGRRVLFIKDVIGSSEICCWTFYGHGRKVAEVCCHSIVYTTDKKHTKVEFPEARIYEETLNILLYEHRNGPDQELMQATSSRGAVSGAPPCTSDEEEGN, encoded by the exons ATGTCCGGAAACCACAAAGCTGGAATTAAATATCCTTCAGAATATGTTAAGCTCAATATCGGCGGTTCTCTACATTACACTACTTTAGGGACACTCCAAAAACATGACACTATGTTACGTGCTATGTTCAGTGGCCGCATGGAAATTCTTACAGATCCCGAAG gGTGGATACTAATAGACAGGTGCGGGAAACATTTTGGAACAATCTTGAATTTTTTAAGGGACGGTTCAGTTCCATTACCAGAAAGCACTAAAGAAATGGCAGAATTACTTGCAGAAGCAAAATATTATTGCATTAGCGAATTAGCTAAATCTTGTGAACAAGCGCTTCTTCGAAAGGAAAGGGAAGCAGAACCTATTTGTAGAATTCCACTTATTACTTCTCAAAAAGAAgaacaattattaattagcAGTACTACTAAACCAGTAGTAAAGTTGCTTGTTAATAGGCacaataacaaatattcatatACAAG TACATCAGATGACAATCTCTTAAAAAACATAGAATTATTCGACAAAATGTCCCTTAGATTTGGTCGTAGAGTACTATTTATTAAAGATGTAATTGGCTCCAGTGAAATTTGCTGTTGGACATTTTATGGTCATGGTCGCAAAGTTGCAGAAGTTTGTTGCCATTCAATTGTCTATACAACTGACAAAAAACACACAAAG GTTGAGTTTCCAGAGGCCAGAATTTATGAAGaaacattaaatattttgttatatgaACATCGAAATGGTCCTGACCAAGAGTTAATGCAAGCAACGTCATCGCGCGGTGCAGTCAGTGGTGCACCACCTTGTACGTCAGATGAAGAAGAGG GAAACTAG
- the LOC126864623 gene encoding BTB/POZ domain-containing adapter for CUL3-mediated RhoA degradation protein 3 isoform X1, whose product MSGNHKAGIKYPSEYVKLNIGGSLHYTTLGTLQKHDTMLRAMFSGRMEILTDPEGWILIDRCGKHFGTILNFLRDGSVPLPESTKEMAELLAEAKYYCISELAKSCEQALLRKEREAEPICRIPLITSQKEEQLLISSTTKPVVKLLVNRHNNKYSYTSTSDDNLLKNIELFDKMSLRFGRRVLFIKDVIGSSEICCWTFYGHGRKVAEVCCHSIVYTTDKKHTKVEFPEARIYEETLNILLYEHRNGPDQELMQATSSRGAVSGAPPCTSDEEEGERSGLARLRSNKQNTN is encoded by the exons ATGTCCGGAAACCACAAAGCTGGAATTAAATATCCTTCAGAATATGTTAAGCTCAATATCGGCGGTTCTCTACATTACACTACTTTAGGGACACTCCAAAAACATGACACTATGTTACGTGCTATGTTCAGTGGCCGCATGGAAATTCTTACAGATCCCGAAG gGTGGATACTAATAGACAGGTGCGGGAAACATTTTGGAACAATCTTGAATTTTTTAAGGGACGGTTCAGTTCCATTACCAGAAAGCACTAAAGAAATGGCAGAATTACTTGCAGAAGCAAAATATTATTGCATTAGCGAATTAGCTAAATCTTGTGAACAAGCGCTTCTTCGAAAGGAAAGGGAAGCAGAACCTATTTGTAGAATTCCACTTATTACTTCTCAAAAAGAAgaacaattattaattagcAGTACTACTAAACCAGTAGTAAAGTTGCTTGTTAATAGGCacaataacaaatattcatatACAAG TACATCAGATGACAATCTCTTAAAAAACATAGAATTATTCGACAAAATGTCCCTTAGATTTGGTCGTAGAGTACTATTTATTAAAGATGTAATTGGCTCCAGTGAAATTTGCTGTTGGACATTTTATGGTCATGGTCGCAAAGTTGCAGAAGTTTGTTGCCATTCAATTGTCTATACAACTGACAAAAAACACACAAAG GTTGAGTTTCCAGAGGCCAGAATTTATGAAGaaacattaaatattttgttatatgaACATCGAAATGGTCCTGACCAAGAGTTAATGCAAGCAACGTCATCGCGCGGTGCAGTCAGTGGTGCACCACCTTGTACGTCAGATGAAGAAGAGGGTGAGCGTTCAGGCTTGGCTCGCCTTCGCTCCAACAAACAAAACACCAACTGA